From Streptomyces zhihengii, the proteins below share one genomic window:
- a CDS encoding tyrosine-protein phosphatase: MGAIPSTTVANLRDLGGTGLSGGRRVRAGVLFRSGQLDRLDTAADPAVAALGVRTVVDFRTRAERDARPDRIPEGGRLLLADVLADQVAAGALPAAARLRRLLADPVEAERELGGGRGPELFAGIYRSFVTTESARAAYGAFLTELAGADSAPLLFHCTAGKDRTGWAATVVLTLLGASPETVRAEYLSVNAAVREAYAPLVEGYTVQGGRPETALAVIGVVPEYLGAALEEVERRHGSMEAYATDGLGVEPGDLERIRRRLTVPGPPEAGGTG, encoded by the coding sequence ATGGGCGCCATTCCCTCCACCACCGTCGCCAACCTGCGCGATCTCGGCGGCACCGGGCTGTCCGGCGGACGGCGGGTGCGCGCCGGTGTGCTCTTCCGGTCCGGGCAGCTCGACCGGCTGGACACCGCGGCCGACCCCGCCGTCGCCGCCCTCGGTGTGCGGACGGTGGTCGACTTCCGCACCCGGGCGGAGCGCGACGCCCGCCCGGACCGGATCCCGGAGGGCGGCCGGCTGCTCCTGGCGGACGTCCTCGCCGACCAGGTCGCCGCCGGGGCGCTGCCGGCGGCGGCCCGGCTGCGCCGGCTGCTCGCCGACCCGGTCGAGGCCGAGCGGGAACTCGGCGGCGGCCGGGGCCCCGAGCTGTTCGCCGGGATCTACCGTTCGTTCGTGACCACGGAGTCGGCGCGCGCCGCGTACGGGGCGTTCCTCACCGAACTCGCCGGCGCGGACTCCGCGCCGCTGCTGTTCCACTGCACGGCGGGCAAGGACCGCACGGGCTGGGCGGCCACCGTGGTGCTGACCCTGCTCGGCGCCTCGCCCGAGACGGTGCGGGCCGAGTACCTCTCCGTCAACGCCGCGGTCCGGGAGGCGTACGCGCCGCTGGTGGAGGGGTACACCGTGCAGGGCGGCCGCCCGGAGACGGCCCTGGCCGTGATCGGCGTCGTACCGGAGTACCTGGGCGCGGCCCTGGAGGAGGTCGAGCGGCGCCACGGCTCCATGGAGGCGTACGCGACGGACGGCCTCGGCGTGGAACCGGGGGACCTGGAGCGGATCCGCCGCCGTCTGACCGTGCCGGGCCCACCGGAGGCGGGCGGCACGGGGTGA
- a CDS encoding alpha-N-acetylglucosaminidase — MYELSRRTLLGTAGAVGMGAALGAHTPATAAVPSPSVPPAAPSARADAAGAALAALRRLLPDHAGQFTLRTVGGPERFEVTGTAGRITVTGTSAGVLLTGVHWYLKYVCRAHISWAGSRLGLPPELPAPAAPLKRSATVPHRFVYNDTHDGYTAPYADWPRWERQLDVLALHGWNEVLVTAGQEAVYHRLLTDFGYSDTEARAWLPAPSHQPWWLLQNMSEFGGPPSTALIERRAELGRRICDRLRELGMRPVLPGYFGTVPDGFAARNPGSDARTVPQGTWGGGMRRPDWLDPRTKAFADVAAAFYRHQADLFGEVAYFKMDLLHEGGTPGDVPVPEAARAVETSLRTARPGATWVILGWQSNPRPLLLDSLDRSGLLVVDGLSDLDTVTDRETDWGGAPYAFGTIPNFGGRTTLGANTDRWTEKFTAWRDKSGSALAGTAYMPEAAERDPAAAELFSELAWREEKTDRAAWFADYSAVRYGGDDPAAREAFAALAATAYRLTSTDGRPYDSLFSRRPSLTTAIGTAFDPAGFDRALTGLLDVAPALRDSDTYRYDLTDVARQALANRSRTLQIALRAAWRARDAETFRAVSAVFLKLMLLTDTMAGCHRMFLTGPWLEDAKRLATSPEEAERLERTARVLISTWADRPTANTLGNYANRDWQGLMADVHVPQWEAYLGEVGDALAEGRAPKSFDFYPQEEAWTKERTVYPVRPTGDAHRTAQRVFDTLSRAPYQGVVTVSVDPPAFTPGSTGTLTASFRNLNGLRATGRVDFALTGLDAEADGEPVLDGVPEGGTGTVSWRVTAPDGALTEPLVPMAYGLTTQYGPLSETRVTSAQSGSVHLAAPLEPRWRTFTSNAAVFGQLGDRLAINGAGNDLWRGTTQFGTAYLPGAFTAGASVVLRVDSQDNTGTWARAGIAVRNALAEPMGGGFLNLAVTPGQGVALSFDTDGDGTIDSYGRITGVTAPVLLRLTKDGGTAFTGSCSTDGGTTWRTVATVNVPGAAAVQDAGFFMSATNGGSGARGTVRFSGWSLTGGVASAG, encoded by the coding sequence ATGTACGAGCTGTCGAGACGCACTCTGCTGGGCACCGCCGGAGCCGTCGGGATGGGCGCCGCGCTCGGCGCGCACACCCCCGCGACCGCCGCCGTCCCCTCCCCCTCCGTCCCGCCCGCCGCGCCGTCCGCCCGCGCGGACGCGGCCGGTGCCGCGCTCGCCGCGCTGCGGCGGCTGCTGCCGGACCACGCCGGCCAGTTCACCCTGCGTACGGTCGGCGGGCCCGAGCGCTTCGAGGTGACCGGCACCGCGGGGCGCATCACCGTGACCGGCACCAGCGCCGGCGTGCTGCTGACCGGGGTGCACTGGTACCTCAAGTACGTCTGCCGGGCGCACATCTCGTGGGCCGGCTCCCGGCTCGGCCTGCCGCCGGAGCTGCCGGCCCCGGCGGCGCCGCTGAAGCGGTCGGCGACCGTCCCGCACCGGTTCGTGTACAACGACACCCACGACGGCTACACCGCCCCCTACGCCGACTGGCCGCGCTGGGAGCGCCAGCTCGACGTGCTGGCGCTGCACGGCTGGAACGAGGTGCTGGTGACGGCCGGGCAGGAGGCGGTCTACCACCGGCTGCTGACCGACTTCGGCTACTCGGACACCGAGGCCCGCGCCTGGCTCCCCGCGCCCTCGCACCAGCCCTGGTGGCTGCTCCAGAACATGAGCGAGTTCGGCGGACCGCCGTCCACCGCGCTGATCGAGCGCCGTGCCGAGCTGGGGCGCAGGATCTGCGACCGGCTGCGCGAACTGGGCATGCGGCCGGTCCTGCCCGGCTACTTCGGCACGGTGCCCGACGGCTTCGCGGCACGCAATCCGGGCAGCGACGCCCGGACGGTGCCCCAGGGGACCTGGGGCGGCGGGATGCGGCGCCCCGACTGGCTCGACCCGCGGACGAAGGCGTTCGCCGACGTGGCCGCCGCCTTCTACCGCCACCAGGCCGACCTGTTCGGCGAGGTGGCGTACTTCAAGATGGACCTGCTCCACGAGGGCGGCACCCCGGGCGACGTGCCCGTCCCCGAGGCGGCCCGGGCGGTGGAGACCTCGCTGCGGACCGCCCGCCCCGGCGCCACCTGGGTGATCCTCGGCTGGCAGTCCAACCCCCGCCCCCTGCTGCTGGACTCGCTCGACCGGTCCGGGCTCCTCGTCGTCGACGGCCTCTCGGACCTGGACACCGTCACCGACCGGGAGACCGACTGGGGCGGGGCCCCGTACGCGTTCGGCACCATCCCCAACTTCGGCGGCCGGACGACCCTCGGCGCGAACACCGACCGCTGGACGGAGAAGTTCACCGCCTGGCGCGACAAGTCCGGCAGCGCGCTGGCCGGCACGGCCTACATGCCGGAGGCCGCCGAGCGGGATCCGGCGGCGGCGGAGCTCTTCAGCGAACTGGCCTGGCGGGAGGAGAAGACCGACCGGGCGGCGTGGTTCGCCGACTACAGCGCGGTCCGCTACGGCGGGGACGACCCCGCGGCACGGGAGGCGTTCGCGGCGCTGGCGGCCACGGCGTACCGGCTCACCAGCACCGACGGCCGGCCGTACGACTCGCTGTTCTCGCGGCGGCCGTCGCTGACGACGGCGATCGGCACGGCCTTCGACCCGGCCGGCTTCGACCGGGCGCTCACCGGTCTGCTGGACGTGGCTCCCGCGCTGCGCGACTCGGACACCTACCGGTACGACCTGACGGACGTGGCCCGGCAGGCGCTGGCCAACCGCTCCCGCACCCTGCAGATCGCCCTGCGGGCGGCCTGGCGCGCCCGGGACGCGGAGACGTTCCGTGCCGTGTCCGCGGTGTTCCTGAAGCTGATGCTGCTCACCGACACGATGGCCGGCTGCCACCGGATGTTCCTGACCGGTCCGTGGCTGGAGGACGCCAAGCGGCTGGCCACCAGCCCCGAGGAGGCGGAGCGGCTGGAGCGGACGGCACGCGTCCTGATCTCCACCTGGGCGGACCGCCCGACCGCGAACACCCTCGGCAACTACGCGAACCGCGACTGGCAGGGGCTGATGGCGGACGTCCACGTGCCGCAGTGGGAGGCGTACCTGGGCGAGGTGGGCGACGCGCTGGCCGAGGGCCGCGCGCCGAAGTCCTTCGACTTCTACCCGCAGGAGGAGGCGTGGACGAAGGAGCGCACGGTCTATCCGGTGCGTCCGACCGGTGACGCCCACCGCACCGCCCAGCGGGTGTTCGACACCCTGTCCCGGGCGCCCTACCAGGGCGTGGTGACGGTGTCGGTCGATCCGCCGGCGTTCACCCCGGGCAGCACGGGCACGCTGACGGCGTCGTTCCGCAACCTCAACGGGCTGCGGGCGACCGGGCGCGTGGACTTCGCGCTCACCGGGCTGGACGCGGAGGCCGACGGGGAACCCGTCCTCGACGGGGTGCCCGAGGGCGGCACCGGCACGGTGTCGTGGCGGGTCACCGCCCCGGACGGCGCGCTGACCGAACCGCTGGTGCCCATGGCGTACGGGCTCACCACGCAGTACGGGCCGCTCTCCGAGACGAGGGTGACGTCCGCCCAGTCGGGCAGCGTGCACCTGGCGGCGCCGCTGGAGCCGCGGTGGCGCACCTTCACCTCCAACGCGGCCGTGTTCGGGCAGCTCGGCGACCGGCTCGCGATCAACGGCGCGGGCAACGACCTGTGGCGGGGCACCACCCAGTTCGGCACCGCCTACCTGCCCGGCGCGTTCACCGCGGGGGCGAGCGTGGTGCTGCGGGTCGACTCCCAGGACAACACCGGCACCTGGGCCCGGGCGGGGATCGCGGTGCGCAACGCGCTGGCGGAGCCGATGGGCGGGGGCTTCCTGAACCTGGCCGTCACCCCGGGCCAGGGCGTCGCGCTGTCCTTCGACACGGACGGCGACGGCACGATCGACAGCTACGGGCGGATCACCGGCGTCACCGCGCCGGTGCTGCTGCGGCTCACCAAGGACGGCGGCACCGCGTTCACCGGCTCCTGCTCCACCGACGGCGGCACCACCTGGCGCACCGTCGCCACGGTGAACGTGCCGGGCGCGGCGGCGGTCCAGGACGCGGGCTTCTTCATGAGCGCCACCAACGGGGGCAGCGGGGCGCGGGGCACGGTGCGTTTCAGCGGCTGGTCGCTCACCGGCGGTGTCGCTTCGGCCGGCTGA
- a CDS encoding DUF1996 domain-containing protein, translating into MGRTSRKRSKLANRAIAASAALILGGGGLIAANSYASAGEGWWPGGRDGQQQNRTRAADGRSVSTIDCPDVGNSLREVPDDQRFAVDRELATLDSQITVAYQRFADNRQRVEADRAFGENQILAPLRNERLVIIQRIVALIDRSAERPQGLEQMAPCTLRDDGNGQNGGDGNGDGGNGGGNGDGGNGGDGQNQNGGQDGGDGNGGNGDGDGGGQDGGNGGQAGNGPEAGDFVAIEDVQPNVQQPRNRRGASRGTFTTDCGVNANGKFNPDNVIVAPGVSNGAHHMHDYVGNQANDAFASDDDLAAGATTCRNQGDRSTYYWPVLRLQNGQDENDAAADGGGNDQNVGEIQTPSQVTLSFVGSPRSKVTAMPRFLRIITGDAKAFVNGDANANASWSCTGFEDRQLKDKYPICPENSQVVRTFAFQSCWDGQNTDSANHRTHVAFADAGGRCPQGFRAIPQLVQRIVYDVPPPVFDGGNASVFAVDSFPEQLHKPVTDHGDFINVFDERLMNKMVSCINGGRRCR; encoded by the coding sequence ATGGGACGCACATCAAGAAAACGCTCGAAGCTGGCCAACCGGGCGATCGCCGCCTCGGCCGCACTGATCCTGGGCGGGGGCGGGCTGATCGCGGCCAACTCCTATGCCTCCGCCGGTGAGGGGTGGTGGCCCGGCGGGCGTGACGGCCAGCAGCAGAACCGGACCCGGGCGGCCGACGGCCGGTCGGTGTCCACGATCGACTGCCCCGACGTGGGCAACTCGCTGCGTGAGGTTCCCGACGACCAGCGTTTCGCGGTCGACCGCGAACTCGCCACGCTGGACTCCCAGATCACGGTCGCCTACCAGCGCTTCGCCGACAACCGGCAGCGGGTGGAGGCGGACCGCGCCTTCGGCGAGAACCAGATCCTGGCGCCGCTGCGGAACGAACGTCTGGTGATCATTCAGCGGATCGTCGCACTGATCGACCGGTCGGCCGAACGGCCGCAGGGGCTGGAGCAGATGGCTCCCTGCACCCTGCGCGACGACGGCAACGGCCAGAACGGCGGCGACGGGAACGGTGACGGCGGGAACGGCGGAGGCAACGGCGACGGAGGCAACGGCGGAGACGGCCAGAACCAGAACGGCGGCCAGGACGGCGGCGACGGAAACGGCGGCAACGGCGACGGGGACGGCGGCGGGCAGGACGGCGGCAACGGCGGCCAGGCCGGCAACGGCCCCGAGGCGGGCGACTTCGTCGCGATCGAGGACGTGCAGCCGAACGTGCAGCAGCCGCGCAACCGCCGGGGCGCCTCCCGCGGCACCTTCACGACCGACTGCGGTGTGAACGCCAACGGCAAGTTCAACCCCGACAACGTCATCGTCGCCCCGGGTGTCAGCAACGGCGCCCACCACATGCACGACTACGTGGGCAACCAGGCCAACGACGCCTTCGCCAGCGACGACGACCTCGCCGCGGGCGCCACCACCTGCCGCAACCAGGGCGACCGGTCGACCTACTACTGGCCGGTGCTGCGGCTCCAGAACGGCCAGGACGAGAACGACGCGGCGGCCGACGGCGGCGGCAACGACCAGAACGTGGGCGAGATCCAGACCCCGTCGCAGGTCACCCTGTCCTTCGTCGGCAGCCCGCGGAGCAAGGTCACCGCGATGCCCCGGTTCCTGCGCATCATCACGGGCGACGCGAAGGCCTTCGTCAACGGCGACGCGAACGCGAACGCCTCGTGGAGCTGCACGGGCTTCGAGGACCGGCAGCTCAAGGACAAGTACCCGATCTGCCCCGAGAACAGCCAGGTGGTGCGCACCTTCGCGTTCCAGAGCTGCTGGGACGGCCAGAACACCGACAGCGCCAACCACCGCACCCATGTGGCGTTCGCCGACGCGGGCGGGCGCTGCCCGCAGGGCTTCCGGGCGATCCCCCAGCTCGTGCAGCGGATCGTCTACGACGTGCCGCCGCCGGTCTTCGACGGGGGGAACGCCTCGGTGTTCGCGGTCGACTCGTTCCCCGAGCAGCTGCACAAGCCGGTCACGGACCACGGCGACTTCATCAACGTCTTCGACGAGAGGCTGATGAACAAGATGGTGAGCTGCATCAACGGCGGGCGGAGGTGCCGCTGA
- a CDS encoding response regulator transcription factor: MRVVLAEDLFLLRDGLVRMLEAFGFEILAAVESGPELSKALAELEPDVAVVDVRLPPSHTDEGLQCALAARRARPGLPVLVLSQHVEQLYARELLADGNGGVGYLLKDRVFDAEQFVDAVRRVAGGGTAMDPQVISQLLSRRSQDQPIGALTPRELEVMELMAQGRSNTAIATQLVVTERAIAKHTSNIFAKLGLPVSDDDNRRVLAVLAYLDRG, from the coding sequence TTGCGCGTCGTCCTAGCCGAAGACCTGTTCCTGCTGCGCGACGGCCTGGTGCGGATGCTGGAAGCGTTCGGCTTCGAGATCCTCGCCGCCGTGGAGAGCGGCCCGGAGCTGTCGAAGGCGCTCGCCGAGCTGGAGCCGGACGTCGCGGTCGTCGACGTCCGGCTTCCGCCGTCCCACACCGACGAGGGGCTGCAGTGCGCGCTCGCGGCCCGGCGGGCGCGGCCCGGGCTGCCGGTGCTGGTGCTGTCGCAGCACGTGGAGCAGTTGTACGCGCGCGAGCTGCTGGCGGACGGCAACGGCGGGGTGGGCTACCTGCTGAAGGACCGGGTCTTCGACGCGGAGCAGTTCGTCGACGCGGTGCGCCGGGTGGCGGGCGGCGGTACGGCGATGGATCCGCAGGTGATCTCCCAGCTTCTGAGCCGCCGCTCCCAGGACCAGCCGATCGGCGCGCTGACGCCGCGTGAGCTGGAGGTCATGGAGCTGATGGCCCAGGGGCGTTCGAACACGGCCATCGCGACGCAGCTCGTGGTGACGGAGCGGGCGATCGCGAAGCACACCTCCAACATCTTCGCCAAGCTCGGTCTGCCGGTGTCCGACGACGACAACCGCCGGGTGCTGGCGGTGCTGGCCTACCTGGACCGCGGGTAG
- a CDS encoding sensor histidine kinase — MITRLRASLVAGVRGLALALTALIGSVLLFTLTLVSVSLIPIGIGIFTTPPLLSLVRAQANSRRLLAAQWSGVRIPSAYRPGGPARGGLAGQVERCVRMMKDPATRRDMQWLFTDITAGATVALLAPALWLEGLFGLLLAVGLWKPIVEAGGTYWYTFLPVDSAGTAGLAAVLGLGWMVLATFVNPLLVRSHFRIAAASLTPSRGDLEQRIDRLTATRHDAVDTSAAELRRIERDLHDGAQARLVAMGMNLSTIEALIEKDPAQAKKLIAAARTSSAEALTELRDLVRGIHPPVLAERGLGDAVRALALRLPVSCEVDVEMTGRVEAPVESAAYFAVSEALTNAVKHGGGDRIWVDITHTDGSLRIAVTDNGGGGASVGAGSGLSGVERRLGTFDGVLAVSSPAGGPTMVTMEIPCASS, encoded by the coding sequence ATGATCACGAGGTTGCGGGCCTCTCTGGTGGCGGGCGTGCGGGGGCTCGCGCTGGCCCTGACGGCACTGATCGGCTCGGTCCTGCTGTTCACGCTGACGCTGGTGTCCGTCAGCCTGATCCCGATCGGCATCGGGATCTTCACCACTCCCCCGCTGCTGTCGCTGGTCCGCGCCCAGGCGAACAGCCGCCGGCTGCTGGCCGCGCAGTGGTCCGGGGTCCGCATCCCCAGCGCGTACCGGCCCGGGGGACCGGCGCGCGGCGGGCTCGCGGGGCAGGTCGAGCGGTGCGTCCGGATGATGAAGGATCCGGCCACCCGCCGGGACATGCAGTGGCTGTTCACCGACATCACGGCGGGCGCGACGGTGGCGCTGCTCGCGCCGGCGCTCTGGCTGGAGGGACTCTTCGGGCTGCTGCTGGCCGTGGGCCTGTGGAAGCCGATCGTCGAGGCGGGCGGCACCTACTGGTACACCTTCCTGCCGGTGGACAGCGCCGGGACGGCGGGGCTGGCGGCCGTCCTCGGCCTGGGCTGGATGGTCCTCGCGACCTTCGTGAACCCGCTGCTGGTGCGGAGCCACTTCAGGATCGCCGCGGCCTCGCTGACCCCGAGCCGTGGGGACCTGGAGCAGCGCATCGACCGGCTGACCGCCACCCGGCACGACGCGGTGGACACCTCGGCCGCCGAACTGCGCCGTATCGAGCGGGATCTGCACGACGGCGCGCAGGCGCGGCTGGTCGCCATGGGGATGAACCTGAGCACCATCGAGGCGCTGATCGAGAAGGACCCGGCGCAGGCCAAGAAGCTGATCGCGGCGGCGCGCACGTCGTCGGCCGAGGCGCTGACCGAGCTGCGCGACCTGGTGCGCGGCATCCACCCGCCGGTGCTGGCGGAGCGCGGGCTCGGGGACGCGGTGCGGGCGCTGGCGCTGCGGCTGCCGGTGAGCTGCGAGGTGGACGTGGAGATGACGGGCCGGGTGGAGGCGCCGGTGGAGTCGGCGGCGTACTTCGCGGTGAGCGAGGCGCTGACGAACGCGGTCAAGCACGGCGGGGGCGACCGGATATGGGTCGACATCACGCACACCGACGGCTCGCTGCGGATCGCGGTCACGGACAACGGCGGGGGCGGGGCCTCGGTCGGAGCCGGCTCGGGGCTGAGCGGGGTCGAACGCAGGCTCGGTACATTCGACGGCGTCCTGGCCGTCAGCAGTCCCGCGGGCGGTCCCACCATGGTCACCATGGAGATCCCTTGCGCGTCGTCCTAG